CCCTCGGAGCGCTGGTACGCCACCACCGCCGCCCGGGTCGCCGTCCCGTAGCGCCCGTCCACCGCCACGGTGCGCAGGGCCTTCTGCAGCGCGGTGACCGCGGCGCCGCTCGCGCCGGGGACGACGGTGGTGGTCCGCCAGGTCGCGAGGGACCAGGCGGGCGCCGGCGTGGCCGGGGCGGGCTGCGGGGCCGGGGCGGGCTGCGGGGCCGGGGCGGGCGCGGGGGCCGGGGCGGGCGCCGGCGCCGGGGCGGGCGCCGGGGTGGGCGCCGGGGTCGGGGCGGGCGCCGGCGCCGCAGCGGCGGGCGCGGCCCAGAAGGAGGTGGTGCCGGCCCCGCCCGCCCGGCTGAAGGACAGGTGCACGTGGTCGCGGTGCCGCAGCGTCGCCGAGCACTGCTGCAGCGGGACGCCCGTGCAGCCGGCGTGCACGTACGGGCGCCAGCCCTCGGCCGCCCGGTACGACGACCAGATCCGGTCGTCCCAGACGACGTACATGACCCCGAGGCGGCGGGCGTTGGCCCAGCGCTGGCCCGAGGCGTCGGTGGCGAGCAGCCAGGACATCAGGGCGTCGACCCGGGCGGCGTCGTCGGGGCGGTCGGCCTGGACCCGCCAGTCCCACGCCCGGCCCTCCTTGTGCTCGCTCGCCCCGCCGCTGGAGCACGCGCGCACGATGCCCGAGCTGCCGGTCGTCGGGTACGTCGCCAGCACCAGCTGCGCGAAGCGCACGACGCCGGGCTTGGCGACCGGGTCGCAGGTGGTCTGGGGCTCGTACGCCGCGAGCGGCTCGGGCGCCGCCGCGGGCGCCGGCGTCGCCGGCACCGGGACCCCCGTCGTGCCCGCTGCCGCGCCCGCGGGCGCCGCCGGGACGAGGGCGGTGGCGAGGGCGGCGAGCAGCGCGGCGAGCGCGGTGCGCGCTGCCCGGGGGGCGGTGGTGCGGCGGGTCACGGTGGTCCTCCTGGCGGGCCGGGCGTCACCAGGGGCATCGGCGCCGCGCACCCCCCACCTGGTGCACGAGGGCCGCCCACCACCCGTCCGGCGGACGGTGCGGTGCGCGGCCCGGGGCCGTGCGGGTCGTGCGGGTGGTGCGGTGGTGCGGGTGGTGCGGTGGTGCGGGTGGTGCGGCTCGTGCGGGGCTCAGCCGCCCAGGGGCGCGTGCAGCGGCAGGTCCTGGTCGAGGACGACCTGCGCCGCGGTGCGGGTGCGCTGGTTGACCACGACCGGGGCGAGGAGGTTCGCCGTGGCGTCGGCCGGGCTGGCGCCCGGCGTGACGACGACGAGGACCAGCGCGTCCTCCGCCGAGCCGAGCCCGAGCAGCGCCGCCTGCTCGTCGTCGAGCTCCGGCGCGTAGTCCGGGAAGAACGGCGCCGGCGGGGCGACGAGGAACCGCAGGGCGGGGTCCTCGAGGCTGCGCAGCGCGTAGAGCAGCCCGGCCTCGTCGAGGGCGACGAGGGCGAAGCGCCGGTGGTCCGGGAAGCCGGCCATCGGCCCCACGAGGTCCAGGGCGGGCAGCTCGCCGGGAGCGGCGGGCGCGGTCTCGGTGCTCTCGGTGCTCTCGGTGCTCACGGGGCCATCCTCCACCAGCGCGGCGCCGGC
This sequence is a window from Vallicoccus soli. Protein-coding genes within it:
- a CDS encoding peptidoglycan-binding domain-containing protein, whose protein sequence is MTRRTTAPRAARTALAALLAALATALVPAAPAGAAAGTTGVPVPATPAPAAAPEPLAAYEPQTTCDPVAKPGVVRFAQLVLATYPTTGSSGIVRACSSGGASEHKEGRAWDWRVQADRPDDAARVDALMSWLLATDASGQRWANARRLGVMYVVWDDRIWSSYRAAEGWRPYVHAGCTGVPLQQCSATLRHRDHVHLSFSRAGGAGTTSFWAAPAAAAPAPAPTPAPTPAPAPAPAPAPAPAPAPAPQPAPAPQPAPATPAPAWSLATWRTTTVVPGASGAAVTALQKALRTVAVDGRYGTATRAAVVAYQRSEGLVADGWVGAATWDALEADLRRHSDRIADVDDVLLSPGKVHARAVPVLERALRLAGPDSRYGTATVTAVKAFQRSHGRAATGTVDWGTWQALRGL
- the fliW gene encoding flagellar assembly protein FliW; its protein translation is MSTESTESTETAPAAPGELPALDLVGPMAGFPDHRRFALVALDEAGLLYALRSLEDPALRFLVAPPAPFFPDYAPELDDEQAALLGLGSAEDALVLVVVTPGASPADATANLLAPVVVNQRTRTAAQVVLDQDLPLHAPLGG